The Candidatus Limnocylindrales bacterium genome includes the window GAAAGGAAAAAAGCCTTCGCAGTCCGAACAACCCGCTACTGCAGGGTAGGTTGTCGATGCTGTGGAGTATGCGATGAAGAAATTACCGTCAAATTCCACGATACCGTCCCTATCTTGGTGGAGGGAGTCCCGGTAGAGAATGAACCCAAGGATGCGAAGGAAAAGGATAAGCCGGTTGATAAACCCATGAATGAAGTCAGGATCGGACAGAATATAATCCACCCTGAACAGAAAAATGACGGACTTGTAAATCTTCTTCCAGAAGCCTATGATCTGGATGTAAATTCACTGACTACGGCCCTCAAAACCCAACCGGTATCCCCGGATTCTGAGCCGCCTGTATTCCGACTACGGGCAGAGTTCTGGAAGAAAGGGGATCTAAGATTTCTTTCGCATCTGGAACTCGGCCGGGTTTTCCATCGGGCTCTTAATCGGGCTCAGATCCCCATCGCTTACTCTCAAGGTTATCATGTACACCCGCTGATATCCTTTGGACCTGCCCTACCGGTAGGATATGAAGGTCATCGGGAATTGGTGGATTTCTTTCTCAGGGAACCTGTTCAACCAGATACTTTCCAGGAACTCTTAAATCAACATCTCCCGGAGGATATTCAAATAAGAAAGGTCTATGTTATCCCTGTAAGGGCAAAAGCTATAATGGAAGTTGTAGACCAGGCTGTTTATCAGATCCAGATTCCTGTCGAACTCCTTGGAATAGAAGCACCAAATTCCTTACCTGCTCTTTTAGAACGTTGGAATCAGATCCTTGAAACTTTTAAAGAAAGGAAAGAAGTATGGATTGTACGGGAGAGGGAGAAAAAGACCCAACGGGTAAATATCCGGTCTTCCATTGATTCCCTGGAATGGGTAGTATCTCCTTTCGATGGACTCAAAGCAGGTTCCTTCCATGAGCTCGGACTAAGTTCCTTCAACGAGCTCAGGAGAAACCCTGAAGAATTTCTTGAACTTAGACTGGTACTGAACATGGGACATGGAGTGATAGCCAAACCAACGGAAGTTCTTCAGGTCATATTTGGCTTTGACTCGGAGAAACTCTCTAAAGTAAGAATTATAAGAACGGAAATGCGGTTGAAAGAGTCAAAGCAGACCTTACTCTTGACACCTACTAAGTTTTAATGAATTTTAATTAAAAGGGGCGACTCATGTTGCCTGTACAAAGCGTATTAAAAACCAGTTTTACGATTCTGAAGAATCCTTTTGAGTTGTTGCAGAAAATCACCCTCAATCAGTTTGAATAAGATAAATAAATTGAGTAAAAGTTGAGAGCACCCTAAGACGAAGAATCTTACAATTTGAAGATTATTCTAATTTTAATAAAACCTTAAAGCCTTTTCAAGATGAATCCTTTTATTAAGCTTCACCTTAAAAGGTGGAAATAAACGTATAAGGGGGATGAGCTCTCAATTTTTCCGTAGATCATTTATTAATACCAGGTAATACCAGGAAGTGGGGGATCAGGGAATGACAGAAATTTGAGGAAGTAAGCATATACTTCTCACATCCTACAGCGACACGGCTTCAGCCCAAACTCAACCTAAAGGGGTAAAGTTCTTTTGCAACTGATCATACAGAATAGCGTAAAACTGTCGGGTTTATAGGAAGGTAAAAATGTCTCGGGAGATTATTGTTAACTCAACCCCACGGCAGACGCGCGTAGCTCTTTTAGAGGATGGTCAATTGGTAGAAATCTATATCGAACGAGCACAGGATCGTCGGATCGTGGGAAATGTCTACAAAGGCAGAGTTACAAGGGTATTACCCGGCATGCAAGCAGCTTTTGTAGATATTGGTTTGAAAAAGGATGCTTTTTTATATGTTTTAGATGTTTATAATAACCTGGAAGAATATGAAACGACCGAAGTAGAGGAAGAAGAAGATGCCGGAGTAGATGCCGGAGATGAGGATCTGGAGCCTTTTAAAATGTCTTCTTCCTCCACTTCTATTCAGGAACTCCTCAAAGAAGGTCAGGAAATCGTGGTACAGGTTTCCAAGGAACCCTTGGGAACCAAAGGGGCCCGTGTGACTTCCCATATTACCTTACCGGGTAGATTCCTGGTGTACATGCCGACGGTGGAGCATATAGGGGTTTCCAGACGAATTGCAAGCGATGCGGAACGAAGTCGATTGCGAAAACTTATTAAAAAGTTTAAACCCCCCAATTGCGGCTTTATTGTGAGAACCGTTGGAGAAGGAAAGGGTGAAGAAGAATTCAAAAATGACATGGAGTTTTTGATCAAACTCTGGGAGTCTATCAAAAAAAAGAGTGAAAATTCCACGGCCCCTTGCCTCCTCCATGAGGATTTAGATTTGGTTTTTCGAACCATTCGAGACCTCTTTAACTCGGATGTTGAAAAAATGGTACTGGACTCCGAAAGGGAGTATCAACGATGCCTGGAGTTTGTAGATACCCTCATGCCCCATCTGACCGACCGGGTTAAACTTTTTGTTAAAGATGTTCCTATCTTTGATCACTACGGAATTGAAAGCGAGTTGGAGAAAGCGTTGAGGAAAAAAATTTGGTTGAAATCGGGAGGGTATATAGTTATCGAACAGACCGAAGCCCTGGTAGCCATAGATGTTAACACGGGTAAGTATGTGGGGAAGAAAAATCTGGAGGATACCATTGTCAAAACAAACCTGGAAGCCGTTAGCGAAATCGTCCGGCAGATCCGTCTGAGGGATTTAGGTGGAATTATCATTCTGGATTTTATTGATATGGAGTTGGAAGAGAATAAGAAAAAGGTCCTTAATGCCCTGGAGAGAAAACTGCGGGAAGATCGCTCTCGGACCAATGTACTTCAACTGAGTGAGCTGGGACTGGTGGAAATGACCCGTAAACGGGTTAAACAAAGTCTGGAAAAAACCCTTTGTGAACCGTGTTCATATTGCGATGGAAGAGGGATGATTAAGTCCAGTGCCACGGTCTGTTATGAAGTTCAAAATGCACTTCGGCGCTTAATTAGCAATACCGATAGTCAAGAAATCCTTATCCGGGTTAATCCTTCCGTCGGTTCCTTGCTCCGAGGTGAAGAACGTCCGTTTATCGAGGAAATGATGGAAACCTATAAAAAGAAAATTAAAATTAAGGAAGACCCAAACCTTCATCAGGAGCATTTTGAAGTAACCCCTCTATGACAGGTGTTATTTTAGCAGGCGGAAAGAGCACCCGGATGGGAACGAATAAGGCTTTTCTGGAACTGGGAGGGAAAAAAATTATCCAGCGGGTGATCGATGTTTTTTTAACTCTTTTTGATGAGATCATCCTCATCAGCAATGAACCTGAACTGTATAAAACCTGGGGATTTAAGGTAGTTCCCGATATACTTCCCGGTAAAGGATCCCTCGGAGGGATTTATACAGGCCTTGTTACGGCTTCCCAAGACCAGGCTTTTTTTGCAGCCTGTGATATGCCTTTTTTGAATCAGAATCTGATTCAATACTTGATCGATCAGGCCCCGGGATTTGATGTGGTTATTCCCTATGCACCTACCGAAGAAAATCAATCCTCCGAGGGCCTGCATCCTCTCCATGCCATTTACTCTAAAGCCTGTACCAAACCCATTGAACGCCTTCTGGAGAAGAATTCATTTAAAATCATTGGATTTTTTCCCGAAGTTCGCGTCAGGCGGATCCTTCCAGAAGAAATTCGGCTATTCGATCCGAACTTTCTCTCCTTTTTCAATGCAAATACCCCTCAAGATCTGGAATTTGCTAAAAGCCTGATTAACAGCAACAGGTTGTAGGTACACTTCTCCGGCTATTAAGATAAGGGTTAAAGCCCCTGCGAAAGACCTTCCCACCGATCCCTTTTTAGGAAGAGCAGGTTTTTAAGAACGAAGGGAGGGGTATCTCCCCTCACCCTCGTCCTTCTCCTGCTCTCGCAAGGGAGAGAAAGCACATAAGGGTGTCCTTTTTATCTTGAGCAGTACCCCGTTCCCTGGGTTCTTCGATTAACCTGTCCTGGGCTTATCGAAGGACTTCGATAAGCTGCGTTATTCACTCCCCTTCTACTGACAGTCCCCAGACCCTTATCTTGTCTGCAGTTTTTATAGGTTATAGTACGTTGCATACATGCCTAAGACAAAGGCAATAACCCCGGTAATAAAGGTAAACCAGAGAATAAGCTTTGTGATGATTCCGGGGCGGAAGGGTTCAGGTAAATACTTAGAGTTTACATAGAGAATCTGAATTGCGGCGACCCCTCGGAGTAAAACGGCAGATGTGGCTACAAATAACCAGAGGGCATAGGGGTCTTTAAAGGTAACAAAAACAAAATCTGCTGCTATGACAAGGACTACAATTAAGAAATAATAGAATCGGTAAGGACGCTTTCCTTTAAGCCCTGGGGTAACGGCGATGGCATCGGACACGGTCCTCCCGATAAAGGTATCCAGGAAAGCAAATCCGGCATCGTAGAGGGTTGCAAAGACAAAGATTAGATAGATAGTAAAAGCAATCGGGCCAAAAACCCCTCCAACGATCGTTGCGATCTGAATAGGAATTTCCAGACCGCTTTTTACGATTCCTTGTTTATAGAAATACGCATATCCGGCGGTAGCGTACAGATAGGTCATAAACATGGCACCGAGGATACTCCACCAGATAATCTGGCTCCATTTACCAATACTGATCCAGTCCTTCATTTTCTTAACCTCTCGAGGATCTGAAGTATCCCAGGGAAGGACTTCCGTGTTAATTTCCTCAGGTGGACGGAGAATTCCGGTGACTTTTCCGGTATAGCGGCCCATTGCCCAACCGGCTTCCAGTACCCACAGAGAGACCCACATCAGGCTCCCCCCCGGCTGGTTATAAAGCCCGGCGATGTATCTCCAGGAAATCGGTTTATCGGGTTTAGAAAGCCCAAAATTAAAATAACCCCAAAGGACCGCTTTATAATCCTCCCAACTGGCTGTGATGGCTACGGTAATAATCATACCGATAATATTAATCCACATGAGCCATTGAAAGATTTTGGATATACTCCCATAAACGGTCTTGGAAAAAAGGAAAACCAGTAGGACTACGGTTAGCGCACCCCAGCACCACAGATAGTAAGTTTTAATACCCCAGGTCGTCGACTCAGCAGTACCTCCGGTTACCTTGAGTAAAGCACTAGAAGCCCCGCCTAACCAAAAGGGCCAGGCAAAAGTAAAAAGAGATGCTATGGCCCAAACCCAGGGCCAGAAAATTCCCCGGGGCGGAATATCCTGGGTCATGGTGAAGAAAGATCTCCCGGTGATCATACTGTATTTAATACATTCGATCACGACCACCGTCTCCACGATGGTGGAAATGGTCATAATCCAGAATAAATTAACGGCT containing:
- a CDS encoding Rne/Rng family ribonuclease; the encoded protein is MSREIIVNSTPRQTRVALLEDGQLVEIYIERAQDRRIVGNVYKGRVTRVLPGMQAAFVDIGLKKDAFLYVLDVYNNLEEYETTEVEEEEDAGVDAGDEDLEPFKMSSSSTSIQELLKEGQEIVVQVSKEPLGTKGARVTSHITLPGRFLVYMPTVEHIGVSRRIASDAERSRLRKLIKKFKPPNCGFIVRTVGEGKGEEEFKNDMEFLIKLWESIKKKSENSTAPCLLHEDLDLVFRTIRDLFNSDVEKMVLDSEREYQRCLEFVDTLMPHLTDRVKLFVKDVPIFDHYGIESELEKALRKKIWLKSGGYIVIEQTEALVAIDVNTGKYVGKKNLEDTIVKTNLEAVSEIVRQIRLRDLGGIIILDFIDMELEENKKKVLNALERKLREDRSRTNVLQLSELGLVEMTRKRVKQSLEKTLCEPCSYCDGRGMIKSSATVCYEVQNALRRLISNTDSQEILIRVNPSVGSLLRGEERPFIEEMMETYKKKIKIKEDPNLHQEHFEVTPL
- a CDS encoding molybdenum cofactor guanylyltransferase; this encodes MTGVILAGGKSTRMGTNKAFLELGGKKIIQRVIDVFLTLFDEIILISNEPELYKTWGFKVVPDILPGKGSLGGIYTGLVTASQDQAFFAACDMPFLNQNLIQYLIDQAPGFDVVIPYAPTEENQSSEGLHPLHAIYSKACTKPIERLLEKNSFKIIGFFPEVRVRRILPEEIRLFDPNFLSFFNANTPQDLEFAKSLINSNRL
- a CDS encoding Nramp family divalent metal transporter, which codes for MAKAEKTKLFRVPDPYPLTLAGLLAALGPQAINFGISVGGGETMLIPNLAAQGAVNLFWIMTISTIVETVVVIECIKYSMITGRSFFTMTQDIPPRGIFWPWVWAIASLFTFAWPFWLGGASSALLKVTGGTAESTTWGIKTYYLWCWGALTVVLLVFLFSKTVYGSISKIFQWLMWINIIGMIITVAITASWEDYKAVLWGYFNFGLSKPDKPISWRYIAGLYNQPGGSLMWVSLWVLEAGWAMGRYTGKVTGILRPPEEINTEVLPWDTSDPREVKKMKDWISIGKWSQIIWWSILGAMFMTYLYATAGYAYFYKQGIVKSGLEIPIQIATIVGGVFGPIAFTIYLIFVFATLYDAGFAFLDTFIGRTVSDAIAVTPGLKGKRPYRFYYFLIVVLVIAADFVFVTFKDPYALWLFVATSAVLLRGVAAIQILYVNSKYLPEPFRPGIITKLILWFTFITGVIAFVLGMYATYYNL